The following are encoded in a window of Manihot esculenta cultivar AM560-2 chromosome 8, M.esculenta_v8, whole genome shotgun sequence genomic DNA:
- the LOC110620071 gene encoding uncharacterized protein LOC110620071, with protein sequence MFGCDCFYWSQITEFCFSDHQPFSLPAQIPQWPQGQGFATERINLGELEVIKITQFESVWSCSLLHGKKNGATFYRPVGIPDGFYCLGHYCQSNDRPLRGYVLVACDANTQRPEVGHLSRPKSVPPALRQPLNYSLVWSTNSHDDGVGYFWLPNPPTGYKAMGVVVTNKPEEPSVDEVRCVRADLTEKCETCDLIISSDSKTFENRFQVWNTRPCKRGMLCKGVSIGTFYCGTYLNSDDDLLDVACLKNLDSTLHAMPNLDQIHALIEHYGPAVFFHPDEDYLPSSVQWFFKNGALLYQEGKDQGEQIDYRASNLPIGGQNDGEYWIDLPNDDDARNNIKRGDLESAELYVHVKPALGGTFTDIAMWVFCPFNGPATLKVGLMSFPMTKIGQHVGDWEHFTLRISNFTGELWQVFFSEHSGGRWVDASDLEFIEGNRPIVYSSKHGHASYPHPGTYLQGSTKLGIGVRNDVARSKYYVDSSKKYQLVAAEYLGDGIVTEPHWLQFMREWGPTIIYDSRSEVDKIINHLPFFVRFSVENIFDLFPTELYGEEGPTGPKEKDNWLGDEIC encoded by the exons ATGTTTGGTTGTGACTGTTTTTACTGGAGCCAAATTACTGAGTTCTGCTTTTCCGATCATCAACCTTTCTCTTTGCCTGCTCAAATTCCACAGTGGCCTCAAG GTCAAGGATTTGCTACTGAAAGAATAAATCTAGGAGAACTAGAAGTCATCAAAATTACCCAATTCGAAAGTGTTTGGAGCTGCAGCCTCTTGCATGGAAAAAAGAATGGAGCCACATTTTATAGACCTGTTGGTATCCCTGATGGTTTTTATTGCCTTGGCCATTACTGTCAGTCCAATGACCGACCATTGAGAGGCTACGTTCTTGTGGCTTGTGATGCCAACACCCAAAGGCCTGAAGTTGGCCACCTTAGTCGCCCAAAATCAGTCCCACCAGCTCTAAGACAGCCCCTTAACTACTCATTGGTTTGGAGTACTAATTCACATGATGATGGTGTTGGTTATTTTTGGCTGCCAAACCCCCCAACTGGTTATAAGGCTATGGGTGTTGTGGTCACTAACAAGCCAGAGGAACCTAGTGTTGACGAAGTGAGATGTGTTCGAGCAGATCTTACTGAAAAATGTGAAACTTGTGATCTAATAATTTCTTCAGATTCAAAAACTTTCGAGAACCGATTTCAGGTATGGAACACAAGACCCTGCAAAAGGGGAATGTTGTGTAAAGGTGTTTCTATAGGGACATTCTACTGTGGGACCTACTTGAATTCTGATGATGACCTGCTAGACGTTGCATGCTTAAAGAATCTTGACAGCACCCTACACGCTATGCCAAATCTCGACCAAATTCATGCACTCATTGAACACTATGGCCCTGCTGTGTTCTTCCATCCTGATGAAGATTACTTGCCATCGTCAGTGCAGTGGTTCTTCAAGAATGGAGCTCTTCTGTACCAAGAAGGCAAGGATCAGGGTGAACAGATTGACTATAGGGCCTCGAACTTGCCTATTGGAGGTCAAAATGATGGGGAATATTGGATTGATTTGCCAAATGATGATGATGCAAGAAATAATATCAAAAGAGGAGATTTAGAGAGCGCTGAGCTTTATGTTCATGTGAAACCAGCACTTGGAGGAACTTTTACTGATATTGCAATGTGGGTATTTTGTCCCTTCAATGGACCTGCCACCCTTAAAGTTGGGTTAATGAGTTTTCCTATGACCAAGATTGGGCAACATGTGGGTGACTGGGAGCACTTCACACTTCGTATAAGCAACTTCACAGGAGAATTATGGCAAGTCTTCTTCTCAGAGCACAGTGGCGGCCGATGGGTGGATGCTTCTGATTTGGAGTTCATTGAAGGTAATAGGCCAATTGTTTATTCGTCTAAACATGGTCATGCAAGTTACCCTCACCCTGGTACTTACCTTCAAGGATCAACAAAGCTTGGAATTGGAGTTAGAAATGATGTTGCTCGAAGCAAATATTATGTAGATTCAAGCAAAAAGTATCAGCTTGTTGCAGCTGAATATCTTGGCGATGGAATTGTCACAGAGCCACATTGGTTGCAGTTTATGAGAGAATGGGGTCCAACCATTATATACGATTCGAGATCTGAAGTAGATAAGATTATTAATCACCTTCCATTCTTTGTTAGATTTTCAGTGGAGAACATCTTTGACCTGTTTCCAACAGAGCTTTACGGCGAGGAGGGACCAACTGGACCGAAGGAAAAAGATAACTGGTTGGGAGATGAAATATGCTAG
- the LOC110620067 gene encoding probable inactive ATP-dependent zinc metalloprotease FTSHI 5, chloroplastic — protein sequence MASISTPFSPLFYPPFRSPSSPTRHKIRITGLTSQSHKHSVRNLTFVHNYRVFSFLEASKCRNHNQEQSIEHPSSPEQQKQSPFSIGCLTRPENHIVRSITRSVVYALFCIAVGFVPVGALPARAAVASEVTFKKEEREVNEESYAKGHEYSDCTKSLIEEVSWLLKCIEETRKGNGGLEEVRLALKAVKAKKEGLLGQIMEGLYSEAIELGKEKFSLEDRAVELRVEAVKVRREYENLEGSAEKERMEELKERMRAMEENYGRVWDRIGEIEDVIFRRKTIAMSFGVRELCFIERECEELVKRFNQETRRKGTESVQKSSNLSRSEIQKELETAQTKFLEQIILPNVVEVEGLGPLFDQDLVDFALSLKQGLKDSRKLQNDLENSVRKRMKRFGDEKRLVVMTPADEIVKGFPEVELKWMFGDKELVVPKAIRLHLYHGWKKWREEAKANLKRNLLEDVEFGKQYVAQIQERILLDRDRVISKTWYNEEKNRWEIDPIAVPYAVSRKLVEHARIRHDWGAMYIALKGDGKEYYVDIKEFDMLYEYFGGFDGLYMKMLAQGIPTVVQWMWIPLTELNMHQQFLLTMRLACRCVNGIWKARIVSSGRDWLLETISDINDDIMMMIVFPTLEFVIPFPVRLRLGMAWPEETGQSVASTWYLKWQSEVEIRFKSRETDEIDWYFFLFIVRTAIYGYILFHVFCFMKRKAPKLLGFGPLRRNPNLRKLQRVRAYYNYKIRRTKRKRKAGIDPITSAFERMKRVKNPPIPLKDFASIDSMREEINEVVAFLQNPSAFQEIGARAPRGVLIVGERGTGKTSLALAIAAEAKVPVVKVAAQQLEAGLWVGQSASNVRELFQTARDLAPVIIFVEDFDLFAGVRGKYIHTKKQDHEAFINQLLVELDGFEKQDGVVLMATTRNLKQIDEALQRPGRMDRVFYLQQPTQLEREKILLSSAKETMDEGLIDFVDWKKVAEKTALLRPIELKLVPVALEGSAFRSKFVDTDELMSYCSWFATFSFMFPKWICKIKVVKKVSKMLVNHLGLELTKEDLQNVVDLMEPYGQISNGIDLLNPPLDWTRETKFPHAVWAAGRGLIALLLPNFDVVDNLWLEPCSWQGIGCTKISKARNEGSLNGNVESRSYHEKKLVFCFGSYVAAQLLLPFSEENFLSSSELRQAQEIATRMVIQYGWGPDDSPAIYYSSNAVTSLSMGNNHEYDMAAKVEKMYDLAYLKAKELLQKNHRVLEKIVEELLEFEILTGKDLERIFENSGGIREKEPFFLSKANHGEPGSSSFLDMGNGSEPALLGASN from the exons ATGGCTTCCATTTCCACTCCCTTTTCCCCTCTTTTCTATCCACCATTTAGGAGCCCTTCATCACCAACGAGACATAAAATTAGAATTACAGGCCTTACCTCCCAATCCCACAAACATTCAGTAAGAAACCTAACATTTGTGCATAATTATCGCGTTTTCAGCTTTTTAGAAGCTTCAAAATGCCGTAACCACAACCAAGAACAGTCTATAGAGCATCCTTCAAGCCCAGAACAACAAAAGCAATCGCCTTTCTCAATTGGGTGTCTTACTAGACCCGAAAATCACATAGTTCGAAGCATTACTAGGTCTGTTGTGTATGCTTTGTTTTGTATTGCTGTTGGGTTCGTTCCAGTTGGTGCATTACCAGCTCGTGCTGCTGTTGCTAGTGAAGTTACATTCaaaaaggaggagagagaagtGAATGAAGAATCGTATGCAAAGGGCCATGAATATTCGGATTGTACTAAAAGTTTGATAGAAGAGGTTTCATGGTTGTTGAAGTGTATAGAGGAGACTAGGAAGGGAAACGGGGGATTGGAGGAAGTGAGATTGGCGTTAAAGGCAGTAAAGGCAAAGAAAGAAGGATTACTAGGGCAGATAATGGAGGGGCTATATTCGGAAGCTATTGAATTGGGAAAAGAAAAATTCAGTTTGGAGGACCGTGCTGTTGAGCTCAGGGTTGAAGCGGTGAAGGTTAGAAGAGAGTACGAGAATTTGGAGGGAAGTGCTGAGAAAGAGAGAATGGAGGAGTTGAAGGAGAGAATGAGAGCGATGGAGGAGAATTATGGTCGAGTTTGGGATAGAATTGGGGAGATTGAGGATGTAATTTTTAggaggaagacaatagcaatgagttttggagtcagGGAGCTTTGCTTCATTGAGAGGGAGTGTGAGGAGTTGGTGAAAAGATTTAACCAAGAAACGAGACGAAAGGGTACGGAAAG TGTGCAAAAAAGCTCCAATCTCTCTAGATCTGAAATTCAGAAAGAATTGGAAACAGCACAAACTAAATTCTTGGAACAGATTATTTTGCCTAATGTTGTGGAAGTTGAAGGCCTTGGACCTCTATTTGATCAAGATTTAGTGGATTTTGCTTTGAGTCTAAAACAAGGTCTTAAAGATTCAAGGAAGCTGCAGAATGATCTGGAGAATAGTGTAAGAAAAAGGATGAAGAGGTTTGGTGATGAAAAGCGTTTGGTCGTAATGACACCAGCAGATGAGATTGTGAAGGGTTTCCCAGAAGTTGAGTTGAAGTGGATGTTTGGAGATAAGGAGTTAGTAGTCCCTAAAGCTATTCGCCTGCATTTATACCATGGATGGAAGAAATGGAGAGAAGAAGCAAAGGCAAACCTGAAGAGAAATTTATTGGAAgatgttgagtttggtaaacAGTACGTGGCCCAAATACAG GAACGTATTCTTCTAGATCGAGATAGGGTCATCTCAAAGACTTGGTACAATGAAGAGAAAAACAGGTGGGAAATAGACCCCATTGCTGTTCCATATGCTGTCTCAAGGAAACTAGTGGAGCACGCTCGAATCAGACATGATTGGGGTGCCATGTATATTGCACTCAAGGGTGATGGCAAAGAATACTATGTTGACATTAAG GAATTTGACATGCTTTATGAGTATTTTGGAGGGTTTGATGggctatatatgaaaatgcttGCCCAGGGTATTCCCACTGTGGTTCAGTGGATGTGGATCCCTTTAACAGAATTGAATATGCATCAACAATTTCTCTTGACAATGAGGCTGGCTTGCCGATGTGTAAATGGAATATGGAAGGCTAGAATTGTTTCGTCTGGAAGAGATTGGTTGTTAGAGACAATTAGTGACATAAATGATGATATAATGATGATGATTGTGTTTCCTACACTGGAGTTTGTCATTCCTTTTCCA GTAAGGTTACGGTTGGGGATGGCATGGCCAGAGGAAACCGGGCAGAGTGTTGCCTCAACATGGTACTTGAAATGGCAATCTGAGGTGGAAATTAGGTTTAAGTCCAGAGAAACAGATGAAATAGATTGGTATTTTTTTCTGTTTATTGTTAGAACTGCTATCTACGGATATATTTTGTTCCATGTTTTCTGTTTTATGAAGAGGAAGGCTCCAAAACTTCTTGGTTTTGGACCTTTACGTAGAAATCCAAACTTGCGGAAGTTACAAAGAGTG AGAGCCTATTATAATTACAAGATAAGGAGAACCAAACGCAAAAGAAAGGCTGGGATTGATCCTATAACAAGTGCTTTTGAAAGAATGAAG AGGGTGAAGAATCCTCCAATACCATTGAAGGACTTTGCTAGCATCGATTCTATGAGGGAGGAAATTAATGAAGTTGTAGCATTTCTACAAAATCCCAGTGCTTTCCAAGAAATAGGTGCCCGTGCACCACGG GGAGTTCTTATTGTAGGAGAGAGAGGAACGGGAAAGACGTCTCTGGCACTGGCTATTGCTGCTGAAGCCAAGGTTCCTGTGGTCAAAGTTGCTGCCCAGCAGTTGGAGGCGGGACTATGGGTTGGTCAAAGTGCATCAAATGTCCGGGAACTGTTTCAAACAGCTAGGGATTTG GCACCTGTAATTATCTTCGTGGAGGATTTTGATCTTTTTGCTGGTGTTCGTGGTAAATATATTCACACTAAGAAGCAGGATCATGAGGCTTTCATTAATCAACTTCTAGTGGAACTTGATGG GTTTGAGAAACAAGATGGAGTTGTTTTGATGGCCACAACAAGAAATCTGAAGCAAATTGATGAGGCCTTGCAACGGCCTGGTCGGATGGATAGAGTATTTTATCTTCAACAACCAACACAATTAGAGAGGGAGAAGATTTTACTAAGTTCTGCAAAAGAAACCATGGATGAAGGCCTCATTGATTTTGTAGACTGGAAAAAG GTTGCTGAGAAGACAGCCCTTTTACGCCCTATTGAATTGAAACTTGTTCCCGTTGCCCTGGAAGGTAGTGCCTTTAGGAGCAAATTTGTTGATACAGATGAACTTATGAGCTACTGCAGTTGGTTTGCG ACTTTCAGTTTTATGTTTCCCAAATGGATTTGTAAAATCAAAGTTGTGAAGAAGGTGAGCAAGATGTTGGTGAATCATTTGGGGCTAGAATTGACTAAAGAGGATCTGCAGAATGTTGTTGACCTGATGGAGCCATATGGTCAGATAAGCAATGGAATAGACCTACTTAATCCTCCACTTGAT TGGACCAGGGAGACCAAGTTCCCACATGCTGTTTGGGCTGCTGGCCGTGGTCTGATTGCACTTCTTTTACCCAACTTTGATGTTGTAGATAATCTATGGTTGGAGCCTTGTTCTTGGCAG GGAATTGGATGTACAAAAATCAGTAAGGCTAGAAATGAAGGTTCCCTGAATGGGAATGTGGAATCAAGATCTTATCATGAGAAAAAGCTTGTCTTCTGTTTTGGTTCATATGTTGCGGCCCAGCTTCTACTTCCCTTCAGTgaagaaaattttctttcttcttcagaATTAAGACAAGCTCAGGAG ATAGCTACACGTATGGTGATTCAATATGGGTGGGGGCCTGATGATAGTCCCGCAATTTACTACAGTAGCAATGCG GTTACATCTTTAAGCATGGGGAACAACCATGAATATGACATGGCGGCTAAAGTTGAAAAG ATGTATGATCTAGCATATCTTAAAGCAAAGGAATTGCTTCAAAAAAATCATCGAGTTCTTGAGAAGATTGTTGAAGAGTTGCTTGAATTTGAGATCTTGACTGGAAAG GATTTGGAAAGAATCTTTGAAAATAGTGGTGGGATTCGGGAGAAGGAGccctttttcctttcaaaagcTAATCATGGAGAG CCGGGGTCTAGCAGCTTTCTTGACATGGGGAATGGATCGGAACCTGCTCTTTTAGGTGCATCTAACTAA